In Burkholderiales bacterium, the sequence CGCCGCTCGGACATGCCGCAACGGATTGCCATTAAGCTCCCGGCCGGACACGCAGGCAAGTCCTTCCACCGCACCTGGTCGCAGAAGCCCACAGACATTTGGACGCCAGAGCGCAAGCGAATGTTTCTCACCGGTCCAGGACAAAAAAAGCCCGCCGTGCAGGCGGGCTTCGGAAGCCGCGGAGAAATCAGTGGATGGTCAGCCGCTTCATCGCGCTGGAGCGCTTCTTCGGCAGCGTCAGGTAGAGGACGCCATCCACATGCTTGGCCTGCGCCTGAGTTTCGTCGACCGGCTCAGGCAGGTTGATCATGCGGGAAATCCTGCCGAACGTCCGCTCTTTCACCAGCCAGTTCGGCTCCTCTCCCGCGGTCTTCTCTTCGCGGTTTTCCGCATTGATGCTGACATTATCGTCGTAGACGCTGACCTGTATCGACTCCTTCTTGACGCCGGGCAGTTCAACGCTCATGTGATAGGCGTCCTGGGTTTCCGCGACATCCATGCGCGGCCAGGTGTCGCCCGCGCGACGCGCGACTGTCCCGAAGAACGCCGGGAAGATGTCGAACAGGCTGTCTTCCATCGGATCCCAACGGGCGATGTTTGCCATCATAGTTCCTCCTTGCTTCCTCCTTTGCTCGGCAAAAGAACCTAAAACGGCAAGCTCGCGCTTGCTCACTGTAAAGCTAGGGTCTGTTGGCACGGTTTCAAGGGTGCTTGAAGCCGGTGGCTCCGGTCCCTATCTAATTTTAAAGATTCCTGTTCCTTTGAATAATCAGGAGGTTGAGATGATCCACTCACTCACGGAACTCAGCCGGGGCGTGTCCCGGGCCTGGGACAGCGTCGCCCAGGGATGGCGCGAACTCATCGGCCGTTCCGGCCAGGCCTTGACCAAGTTCAACCGCGCGCGCGACGCATCCTCGCCGGTACCCGTCAATGCCGCCCGTGCCGGAGGTTTCCCCACCTGGAGTCTTCTGGCTGGCGAGGTCATCGACAAGGGCAAGGCGCTCGTGGTGCAGCTCGAGGTACCCGGGGTGGAGAAAGACGACCTCGAGATCTTGGTCCGCGACCACGCGCTCCATGTGCGTGGCGAGCGCCGCGTCAATCGGGACTACATCGGCGACTGGTACTACAGGATGGAGCGCGCGTACGGCAGCTTTCAGCGCGTGGTCCCGTTGCCGGTGCGCGTCGAAGCGTCCAAGGCGCACGCCGAACTGCGCAACGGCGTCCTGACGATCACCGTACCCAAGGCCGGCAACGGCAAAGTGGCCCGTCTGCCGATCAAATGAAGCGGCCGCGCCGCTCGATCAGATAGCGCCGCAGCATTTCGACGGTGGAGCGCACGCCGTCCATGTTCGGATTGGCGGCGAGCGCCCGCTCGAAATAATCGAGCGCCCTTTCCGGCTGGCGCCTGCGCAACATCAGTTGTCCATAACCGGACAGGGCGCCGAAGTGCTGGGGGTTGCGCTTGAGCACCTCGTCGCAGTCGGCGATCGACAGGTCGTCCTGCCCCAGAAGAAAGTAGACCGTCGCGCGCTTGTTCCACGCCTCGGTGAAGGCGGGATTGTGCTCGATCAACTGGCTGAACGTGCGCAGCGCCGAGCGCAACAGACCTTCCCGCATTTGCCTCACACCGATGCGGTAGAGCTCATCCGCCTGGGGATCGCCCGAACGTCCCCAAATCTGCCAGATGGCGTTCTCCGCGATCCTGCGAACGGCGGGATCGTCGTCGTAGAGCGCCGCATAAAGCACCGGGAGGTCGTCGGCGATTCCCACCTCACCGAGCGCCGCGTAGGCCTGGCGGCGCAGCACGGCATCGCGGGCCGCCGTGCCGGCCAGGGCTTCCTCGCGCGGGGTGCGCGGTTGCTCCGCGTACATGCCCGCCGGGACCACCACCAGCAGAAGCACGACGAGGGTTCGAATCAGGTGCATCGGTGTCGGATGACAATGCGCGGCACGAAAACTACAATGCGGCAGCCGCTCACCTGCGCCATTCTAGACCCGGACTTTGTACTTGCCCTATTCA encodes:
- a CDS encoding Hsp20/alpha crystallin family protein; this encodes MSKRELAVLGSFAEQRRKQGGTMMANIARWDPMEDSLFDIFPAFFGTVARRAGDTWPRMDVAETQDAYHMSVELPGVKKESIQVSVYDDNVSINAENREEKTAGEEPNWLVKERTFGRISRMINLPEPVDETQAQAKHVDGVLYLTLPKKRSSAMKRLTIH
- a CDS encoding Hsp20/alpha crystallin family protein; this encodes MIHSLTELSRGVSRAWDSVAQGWRELIGRSGQALTKFNRARDASSPVPVNAARAGGFPTWSLLAGEVIDKGKALVVQLEVPGVEKDDLEILVRDHALHVRGERRVNRDYIGDWYYRMERAYGSFQRVVPLPVRVEASKAHAELRNGVLTITVPKAGNGKVARLPIK
- a CDS encoding tetratricopeptide repeat protein yields the protein MHLIRTLVVLLLVVVPAGMYAEQPRTPREEALAGTAARDAVLRRQAYAALGEVGIADDLPVLYAALYDDDPAVRRIAENAIWQIWGRSGDPQADELYRIGVRQMREGLLRSALRTFSQLIEHNPAFTEAWNKRATVYFLLGQDDLSIADCDEVLKRNPQHFGALSGYGQLMLRRRQPERALDYFERALAANPNMDGVRSTVEMLRRYLIERRGRFI